The following proteins come from a genomic window of Halomarina ordinaria:
- a CDS encoding polysaccharide biosynthesis C-terminal domain-containing protein has product MATSLARGFVSILGARVATIGLHIAITPLLVRYLGAEYGDYAFLLSLSAVTLVFVDSLFDGVRKFVSEDREAVEWEATVFGFYVRVTVLASVAVVLAVVLAVESGLVVSVLSARFVPYLYLLGGIVVVQQFFTVGRSTLMGLGYEHLSEPLTSVEKFLFGVLAVVFLEWGWGVVGVLLSQTITYSLVLVAALWFISRELPLRSALTLAPTSFPRREVLSFNTVTAVYLLLANTLIHVDVLLLRPTVGSLETGYYKAALLVAEFLWIVPIAMENLLVHSSSGMSSRGEHRRIERLTARMTRYVTLLTSLMILVVGASAHVLVPLYFGAAYAPAVGPALLLLPGALGFAIARPLIGVVQGTGHLRVLVGATAVAAVLNLALNLALIPRYGMYGAAVATSVSYGSMLGLHVWSSRKSGVDPAADFRFPRVATTVFATALAVFGVVTAGPPTLPTVLTAGLVGTVVHAIVAVKTRAVDGEDIALFLSLLPPPVREVISSR; this is encoded by the coding sequence ATGGCCACCTCGCTGGCTCGCGGCTTCGTCTCCATCCTCGGCGCCCGGGTCGCGACCATCGGCCTCCACATCGCCATCACGCCCCTGCTCGTCCGGTACCTGGGCGCCGAGTACGGCGACTACGCGTTCCTGCTCTCGCTGTCGGCGGTGACGCTCGTGTTCGTCGACAGCCTGTTCGACGGCGTCCGGAAGTTCGTCTCGGAGGACCGCGAGGCCGTCGAGTGGGAGGCGACGGTCTTCGGCTTCTACGTCCGCGTCACCGTGCTCGCCAGCGTCGCCGTCGTCCTCGCCGTCGTCCTCGCCGTCGAGAGCGGACTGGTCGTCTCGGTGCTCTCCGCGCGGTTCGTCCCCTACCTCTACCTGCTCGGGGGCATCGTCGTCGTCCAGCAGTTCTTCACCGTCGGTCGGAGCACGCTGATGGGCCTCGGCTACGAACACCTCTCTGAACCCCTCACGAGCGTCGAGAAGTTCCTGTTCGGCGTCCTCGCGGTCGTCTTCCTGGAGTGGGGGTGGGGGGTGGTCGGCGTCCTGTTGAGTCAGACCATCACCTACTCCCTCGTGCTGGTCGCCGCCCTGTGGTTCATCTCGCGGGAACTCCCGCTCCGGAGCGCGCTCACCCTCGCGCCGACCTCCTTCCCCCGTCGGGAGGTCCTCTCGTTCAACACGGTGACCGCCGTCTATCTACTGCTCGCCAACACGCTCATCCACGTCGACGTCCTCCTGTTGCGCCCGACCGTCGGCAGCCTGGAGACCGGTTACTACAAGGCGGCGCTGCTCGTCGCCGAATTCCTCTGGATCGTTCCCATCGCGATGGAGAACCTCCTCGTCCACTCCTCCTCGGGGATGTCCTCCCGCGGGGAACACCGCCGCATCGAGCGCCTGACGGCGCGGATGACGCGGTACGTCACGCTCCTCACGAGCCTCATGATACTCGTCGTCGGCGCGTCCGCGCACGTGCTCGTCCCCCTCTACTTCGGCGCCGCGTACGCGCCGGCGGTCGGCCCAGCGCTGTTGCTCCTCCCCGGCGCGCTCGGGTTCGCCATCGCCCGGCCGCTCATCGGCGTCGTCCAGGGAACCGGCCACCTGCGCGTGCTCGTCGGCGCGACGGCGGTGGCGGCGGTGCTGAACCTCGCGCTCAACCTCGCGCTCATCCCCCGCTACGGGATGTACGGCGCAGCCGTGGCGACGAGCGTCAGTTACGGGTCGATGCTCGGTCTGCACGTCTGGAGCAGTCGAAAGTCCGGCGTCGACCCGGCGGCCGACTTCCGGTTCCCGCGCGTCGCGACGACGGTGTTCGCGACGGCGCTCGCCGTCTTCGGCGTGGTGACGGCGGGCCCGCCGACCCTCCCGACAGTCCTCACCGCGGGGCTCGTCGGGACGGTGGTCCACGCCATCGTCGCCGTCAAGACGCGGGCGGTCGACGGCGAGGACATCGCCCTCTTCCTGTCCCTCCTTCCGCCCCCGGTCCGGGAGGTCATCTCCTCGCGCTGA
- a CDS encoding glycosyltransferase family 2 protein yields the protein MYRENRIGVVIPAYNEEGFVGDVIRTLPTFVDRVYVVDDGSTDGTWEEIREYATAVVDDGRGEAVQSDGMGSPSSSTTEHGTHVVAIRHHRNRGVGGAIKTGYRYALADGLDIAAVFGADGQMDPDRLPSLLDPIVEGRADYAKGNRLVSRDYRAGMSRWRFFGNTVLSALTKFASGYWHTTDPQNGYTAISRRALERADIDGMYEYYGYCNDLLIRLNVAEMHVADVPIPAVYGDEVSHIRYPAYIWNVSRMLLRGFRWRLETKYVRRTFDPLVAYYAAGALALVAAVVSFVVALGASLAGRSDGRASIRGTALLAVGVLATALGARSDRAENEHLERRIRE from the coding sequence ATGTACCGAGAGAACCGTATCGGGGTGGTGATACCGGCGTACAACGAGGAGGGATTCGTGGGCGACGTCATCCGGACGCTCCCGACGTTCGTCGACCGGGTGTACGTCGTCGACGACGGGTCGACCGACGGGACGTGGGAAGAGATACGGGAGTACGCGACGGCCGTCGTCGACGACGGTCGTGGGGAGGCCGTCCAGTCCGACGGGATGGGGTCGCCCAGTTCGTCGACGACCGAGCACGGGACGCACGTCGTCGCCATCCGCCACCACCGTAACCGAGGCGTGGGTGGCGCCATCAAGACCGGCTACCGTTACGCGCTCGCCGACGGTCTCGATATCGCCGCCGTCTTCGGGGCCGACGGGCAGATGGACCCCGACCGACTGCCGTCGCTGCTCGACCCCATCGTCGAGGGACGCGCCGACTACGCCAAGGGGAACCGCTTGGTCTCGCGCGACTACCGGGCCGGGATGTCCCGCTGGCGGTTCTTCGGGAACACCGTTCTGAGCGCCCTCACGAAGTTCGCCAGCGGCTACTGGCACACGACGGACCCGCAGAACGGCTACACGGCCATCTCCCGTCGCGCGCTCGAACGCGCCGACATCGACGGGATGTACGAGTACTACGGCTACTGCAACGACCTGCTGATCCGCCTGAACGTCGCCGAGATGCACGTCGCGGACGTCCCCATCCCGGCCGTCTACGGCGACGAGGTGAGCCACATCCGGTACCCGGCGTACATCTGGAACGTCTCGCGGATGCTCCTCCGGGGCTTCCGCTGGCGACTGGAGACGAAGTACGTCCGGCGCACGTTCGACCCGCTCGTGGCCTACTACGCGGCGGGAGCGCTCGCGCTGGTCGCCGCCGTCGTCTCGTTCGTCGTCGCGCTGGGGGCCTCGCTCGCCGGCCGGTCCGACGGGCGGGCGAGCATCCGGGGGACCGCCCTCCTCGCCGTCGGCGTCCTGGCGACGGCCCTGGGGGCGCGGTCGGACAGGGCCGAGAACGAACACCTCGAACGCCGGATTCGAGAATGA
- a CDS encoding ArsR/SmtB family transcription factor — translation MSLFDVLGSKPRLRIIQELSSEPRYVTELAERVGMDGKSAVHHLDVLEESGIVESYHVSRRKYYRLQRTVELRASPPPERSFCLHTDAIEHAASDDTPAD, via the coding sequence GTGTCACTATTCGACGTGCTCGGGAGCAAGCCGCGGTTGCGCATCATCCAAGAACTCTCCTCGGAGCCGCGGTACGTGACCGAACTGGCCGAACGAGTCGGGATGGACGGCAAGAGCGCCGTCCACCACCTCGACGTACTGGAGGAGTCGGGCATCGTCGAGAGCTACCACGTCAGTCGCCGGAAGTACTACCGGCTCCAGCGGACGGTCGAACTGCGGGCGTCACCCCCGCCGGAACGGTCGTTCTGCCTCCACACCGACGCCATCGAACACGCCGCGAGCGACGACACCCCCGCGGACTGA
- a CDS encoding amphi-Trp domain-containing protein, translating to MPELPNDRSNQQRVVTDGYFEREVRLSRELTATFLRELAAQVEDGNELTVSGDDWEIPFRFDEPIEVEVEFIGERKRELEIELEFEWAGEESELSVE from the coding sequence ATGCCGGAACTGCCCAACGACAGGTCGAACCAGCAGCGCGTCGTGACCGACGGGTACTTCGAGCGGGAGGTCCGCCTCTCGCGGGAGCTGACCGCCACGTTCCTCCGGGAACTCGCCGCTCAGGTCGAAGACGGAAACGAACTCACCGTCTCCGGCGACGACTGGGAGATACCGTTCCGGTTCGACGAACCCATCGAGGTCGAGGTGGAGTTCATCGGCGAGCGAAAGCGCGAGCTGGAGATCGAACTGGAGTTCGAGTGGGCCGGGGAGGAGAGCGAACTCAGCGTCGAGTGA
- a CDS encoding ABC transporter substrate-binding protein — MHWRAYPVLPDDARYEEFRAGLDGDAARVLAYLVERRESDEVDPDEATRLAVRVGTGLGRGTTVEALSTLESGGLATSTTVASDTRGRPPKGWRAAGDRDSLAARVRDGHGRRLLERAEAVATHFGATLPPGWLDDAETAASGDADPATVRVALNWVPNGLHAPLIAAADFGCYEAHDVAVTLDAARGSGAAMAELRAGRADVAVVGAASVCRGADGSLVPLALLHQRSMAVLYTTTERLGEPFTSVEQLRGRRLAVPPDSEVGRLARLFLAQSRVADDVETVEVSGEEQAALGAGDAAVATGMPIDVHELATAGHDVASLSVADHFPVPGPALVTTTERLRDAPGTIRRFLTGTVEGATLAQQRPERTARRVADRSGDDVANERWRIEHARERATGERGWGWQTVDEWERLAVALRLEADG, encoded by the coding sequence ATGCACTGGCGCGCGTATCCGGTCCTGCCGGACGACGCCCGGTACGAGGAGTTCCGCGCCGGGCTCGACGGCGACGCGGCCCGGGTGCTCGCGTACCTCGTGGAACGCCGTGAGAGCGACGAGGTCGACCCGGACGAGGCGACCCGACTCGCGGTTCGCGTCGGGACCGGGCTGGGCCGGGGGACGACCGTCGAGGCGCTCTCGACGCTGGAGTCGGGTGGGCTCGCGACGAGCACGACCGTCGCCAGCGACACGCGCGGTCGGCCGCCGAAGGGGTGGCGGGCGGCGGGCGACCGCGACTCGCTCGCGGCCCGGGTCCGCGACGGCCACGGCCGCCGACTCCTCGAACGCGCCGAGGCGGTGGCGACCCACTTCGGGGCGACGCTCCCGCCCGGGTGGCTCGACGACGCCGAGACGGCCGCGTCGGGGGACGCCGACCCGGCGACCGTCAGAGTGGCGCTGAACTGGGTCCCGAACGGCCTGCACGCACCGCTCATCGCGGCCGCCGACTTCGGCTGCTACGAGGCACACGACGTCGCGGTCACCCTCGACGCGGCCCGCGGGTCGGGCGCCGCGATGGCGGAACTCCGTGCCGGCCGCGCGGACGTGGCCGTCGTCGGGGCGGCGAGCGTCTGTCGGGGTGCCGACGGGTCGCTCGTCCCCCTCGCGCTGCTCCACCAGCGGTCGATGGCGGTCCTCTACACGACGACGGAACGGCTGGGCGAACCGTTCACGAGCGTCGAACAGTTGCGTGGGCGACGGCTCGCGGTCCCCCCGGACTCGGAGGTGGGACGGCTGGCGCGGCTGTTCCTCGCGCAGTCGCGCGTGGCCGACGACGTCGAGACGGTCGAGGTCTCCGGCGAGGAGCAGGCGGCGCTCGGCGCGGGTGACGCGGCCGTCGCCACCGGGATGCCCATCGATGTCCACGAACTGGCGACCGCCGGTCACGACGTCGCCTCGCTGTCGGTGGCGGACCACTTCCCGGTGCCGGGGCCGGCGCTCGTGACGACCACCGAGCGGCTCCGCGACGCCCCCGGGACGATACGCCGGTTCCTGACGGGAACGGTCGAGGGGGCGACGCTCGCGCAACAGCGACCCGAACGGACGGCCCGTCGGGTAGCCGACCGGAGCGGTGACGACGTGGCGAACGAGCGCTGGCGTATCGAACACGCCCGCGAACGGGCGACGGGCGAGCGCGGGTGGGGCTGGCAGACCGTCGACGAGTGGGAACGACTCGCGGTCGCGCTCCGACTGGAGGCCGACGGCTGA
- a CDS encoding MFS transporter — translation MVNPYRPWSLLADATAELRRDGSAGVLLVVSLGWFLSLGVRIVYPALLPQVTAEFGVDNATTGLFVGVLWTTYALLQFPGGALADVVGERLVLAGSIVLTTGAVGALVLATTLELFVVATVLLGLGTGLYGTTRLTVISAVYDRMATTAISVSQASGNVGNVVLSAGAGVVSAYLGWRWGFGYLLPLLVVCAVGLWLFVPRRASAATGDEPFSRTMRKVAATVRRPRVLAVTALLSLNMFLYQSVTGFLPTYLVAEKGLAPGVAATVYSVFFATAIGVQFLSGLVADRRGNPVAIFVFVGLSVPAFVLLTVVDVLPALVATVLLLSSLLGGMPAVNAAGVGSLPEEIQGSGFGLLRTCYIAFGAVGPPTVGVLADVGRFDLAFLFLGGVALVTSVWGLLFERVG, via the coding sequence ATGGTGAATCCGTATCGCCCCTGGTCGCTGCTCGCGGACGCGACGGCCGAACTCAGGCGCGACGGGTCGGCGGGGGTACTGCTCGTCGTCTCGCTCGGGTGGTTCCTCTCGCTCGGCGTCCGCATCGTCTACCCGGCGCTGTTGCCGCAGGTCACCGCGGAGTTCGGCGTCGACAACGCCACGACGGGACTGTTCGTCGGCGTCCTCTGGACGACCTACGCCCTGTTACAGTTCCCCGGTGGCGCCCTGGCAGACGTCGTCGGGGAACGGCTCGTCCTCGCCGGCAGTATCGTCCTCACGACGGGCGCCGTCGGCGCCCTCGTCCTCGCCACGACGCTGGAACTGTTCGTCGTCGCTACGGTCCTCCTCGGCCTCGGAACCGGCCTCTACGGGACGACCCGGCTCACGGTCATCTCGGCGGTGTACGACCGGATGGCGACGACCGCAATCAGCGTGAGCCAGGCGTCGGGCAACGTCGGGAACGTCGTCCTCTCGGCGGGTGCCGGCGTCGTCAGCGCCTACCTCGGCTGGCGGTGGGGGTTCGGCTACCTCCTCCCGCTGCTCGTCGTCTGTGCGGTCGGCCTCTGGCTGTTCGTCCCTCGGCGAGCCTCCGCCGCGACGGGCGACGAACCGTTCTCGCGGACGATGCGGAAGGTCGCCGCGACGGTCCGCCGTCCCCGCGTCCTCGCCGTGACCGCGCTCCTCTCGCTGAACATGTTCCTCTACCAGAGCGTGACGGGGTTCCTCCCGACGTACCTCGTCGCGGAGAAGGGGCTCGCGCCCGGCGTGGCGGCGACGGTGTACAGCGTCTTCTTCGCGACCGCCATCGGCGTCCAGTTCCTGTCCGGTCTCGTCGCCGACCGCCGCGGGAACCCCGTCGCCATCTTCGTGTTCGTGGGGCTCAGCGTCCCGGCGTTCGTCCTGCTGACGGTCGTGGACGTGCTGCCCGCGCTGGTCGCGACCGTCCTCCTGTTGAGCAGCCTGCTCGGCGGGATGCCGGCGGTGAACGCCGCCGGCGTCGGGAGCCTCCCGGAGGAGATTCAAGGGAGCGGGTTCGGCCTCCTCCGGACGTGCTACATCGCGTTCGGTGCCGTCGGGCCGCCGACGGTCGGGGTGCTCGCCGACGTCGGCCGGTTCGACCTCGCGTTCCTGTTCCTCGGCGGCGTCGCGCTGGTGACGAGCGTCTGGGGGCTCCTCTTCGAGCGGGTCGGGTAG
- a CDS encoding sulfurtransferase — MTDDTADALVSVGWVLDRLDEFQRDDPSLRLLEVDIDPATYDRGHIPGATPVDWKADLQDSTTFDVPTTAAFEDLLGGLGVTADSTVVVYGDMRNWFAAHAYWLLTYYGHADVRLLDGGRDYWRARDAPLTTDVPSFTPRSYDAGPRNPAVRVDRPDVEAAMDRDVSLVDVRTPEEYRGEILAPPGWNEGVQRGGHIPGAVNVPWNRAVDADGRFKSGDALRAVYAEAGVDATEEVITYCRIGERSALTWFILHELLGYDDVRNYYGSWVEWGNTVGAPIERGQRADVRREE; from the coding sequence ATGACCGACGACACCGCCGACGCGCTGGTCTCCGTCGGCTGGGTACTCGACCGCCTCGACGAGTTCCAGCGGGACGACCCGTCGCTTCGCCTGCTCGAAGTCGACATCGACCCCGCGACCTACGACCGCGGCCACATCCCGGGGGCGACGCCGGTCGACTGGAAGGCCGACCTGCAGGATTCGACGACGTTCGACGTCCCGACGACGGCCGCCTTCGAGGACCTCCTCGGCGGCCTCGGCGTCACCGCGGACTCGACCGTCGTGGTCTACGGCGACATGCGCAACTGGTTCGCCGCCCACGCCTACTGGCTCCTGACGTACTACGGCCACGCCGACGTTCGACTGCTCGACGGCGGCCGCGACTACTGGCGCGCGCGCGACGCACCGCTCACGACCGACGTCCCGTCGTTCACGCCCCGCTCGTACGACGCCGGACCGCGGAACCCCGCGGTTCGCGTCGACCGCCCCGACGTCGAGGCGGCGATGGACCGGGACGTCTCGCTCGTCGACGTCCGGACCCCCGAGGAGTACCGCGGCGAGATACTCGCTCCACCGGGGTGGAACGAGGGGGTCCAGCGCGGGGGACACATCCCGGGGGCGGTCAACGTCCCGTGGAACCGGGCCGTCGACGCCGACGGGCGGTTCAAGTCCGGGGACGCGCTCCGGGCCGTCTACGCCGAGGCGGGCGTCGACGCGACCGAGGAGGTCATCACGTACTGTCGCATCGGCGAGCGCTCCGCGCTGACGTGGTTCATCCTGCACGAACTGCTCGGCTACGACGACGTGCGCAACTACTACGGGTCGTGGGTGGAGTGGGGCAACACCGTGGGGGCACCCATCGAACGGGGCCAGCGCGCCGACGTCAGGCGCGAGGAGTGA
- a CDS encoding helix-turn-helix domain-containing protein produces the protein MRELTFAIEYDPGADPIMDVFAAYPSLTAHSLDGVIAADQFWRIERFSGPAAALSRIEEVRFDDDTCGEAITETRCGAARFHDTLERSTNGLVLYTHLDAIRGCESVHTLAGTHLPSGVIFQTRRRGSAHWWRLLMRSDDRIGVFYDDLSARLREGLSFRMGHLRDADGWRQESLAGTALSEPQERALRAAVAAGYYDPPRETTLDDIAADLGIPRSTLSYRLRRAESALLHGYVDDTTPDRWLE, from the coding sequence ATGCGGGAGTTGACGTTCGCCATCGAGTACGACCCCGGAGCCGACCCCATCATGGACGTCTTCGCGGCGTACCCGTCGCTGACCGCGCACTCGCTCGACGGCGTCATCGCCGCCGACCAGTTCTGGCGCATCGAGCGCTTCTCCGGCCCGGCCGCGGCGCTCAGCCGTATCGAGGAAGTCCGCTTCGACGACGACACGTGCGGGGAGGCCATCACCGAGACCCGGTGCGGTGCGGCCCGATTCCACGACACGCTCGAACGCTCGACCAACGGCCTCGTCCTCTACACCCACCTCGACGCGATTCGGGGCTGCGAGTCGGTCCACACGCTCGCCGGCACCCACCTCCCGTCGGGCGTCATCTTCCAGACCCGACGCCGGGGGTCGGCGCACTGGTGGCGACTGCTGATGCGCTCCGACGACCGCATCGGCGTCTTCTACGACGACCTCAGCGCCCGGCTGCGCGAGGGGCTCTCGTTCCGGATGGGACACCTCCGCGACGCCGACGGCTGGCGACAGGAGTCGCTCGCGGGGACCGCGCTCTCGGAACCGCAGGAGCGGGCGCTTCGGGCGGCCGTCGCGGCGGGATACTACGACCCGCCCCGCGAGACGACCCTCGACGACATCGCCGCCGACCTCGGCATCCCCCGGTCGACGCTCTCCTATCGGCTCCGACGGGCCGAATCGGCGCTCCTCCACGGCTACGTCGACGACACGACCCCGGACCGGTGGCTGGAGTAG
- a CDS encoding YeiH family protein produces MAGRLVPGLLVLVAIGLAARLVAAVAGANYLIVAIVIGLVVGNAWGVPAWARRGVATHTLWLEVGIVVMGASVALDQVFAAGPRLLVLVVATVATTMLVVELLARFVFSIHEDIGSLLAAGSGICGVSAVVALAESISADETHIAYAAATVLLFDATTLFVYPLVGHALGLSDVVFGVWAGLTMFSTGPVSAAGFAFSETAGQWAVLVKLARNSLIGLAVVVYVVYYARRRGRATDGAPSTDEPRAGWRALWETFPKFIVGFVGVMVLANVGLFSDQQTAWLANASDWAFLFAFAGLGLDIHVDDLRTAGYRPVATVLTGLLLVATTMLLVVQALF; encoded by the coding sequence ATGGCCGGCCGACTCGTCCCCGGACTGCTCGTGCTGGTCGCCATCGGCCTCGCGGCGCGACTCGTCGCGGCGGTTGCGGGGGCGAACTACCTCATCGTCGCCATCGTCATCGGCCTCGTCGTCGGGAACGCGTGGGGCGTTCCCGCGTGGGCGCGGCGCGGCGTCGCCACGCACACCCTGTGGCTCGAAGTCGGTATCGTCGTCATGGGCGCGAGCGTCGCGCTCGACCAGGTGTTCGCCGCCGGCCCGCGACTCCTCGTGCTCGTCGTCGCGACGGTGGCGACGACGATGCTCGTCGTCGAACTCCTCGCGCGGTTCGTCTTCTCGATTCACGAGGACATCGGGTCGCTGCTCGCGGCGGGGTCGGGCATCTGCGGCGTCTCCGCCGTCGTCGCCCTCGCCGAGAGCATCTCGGCCGACGAGACGCACATCGCGTACGCGGCGGCGACCGTCCTCCTGTTCGACGCGACGACGCTGTTCGTCTACCCCCTCGTGGGGCACGCGCTCGGCCTCTCAGACGTCGTCTTCGGTGTCTGGGCGGGACTGACGATGTTCAGCACCGGTCCCGTGTCGGCCGCGGGGTTCGCGTTCTCGGAGACCGCCGGCCAGTGGGCGGTGCTGGTGAAACTCGCCCGGAACTCGCTCATCGGCCTCGCGGTGGTCGTCTACGTGGTCTACTACGCCCGTCGCCGGGGGCGGGCCACGGACGGAGCGCCGTCCACCGACGAACCGCGCGCCGGGTGGCGCGCCCTCTGGGAGACGTTCCCGAAGTTCATCGTCGGGTTCGTCGGCGTGATGGTCCTCGCCAACGTCGGCCTGTTCTCCGACCAGCAGACGGCGTGGCTGGCGAACGCCTCCGACTGGGCGTTCCTGTTCGCGTTCGCCGGCCTCGGCCTCGACATCCACGTCGACGACCTCCGTACGGCGGGCTACCGACCCGTCGCGACCGTCCTCACCGGCCTCCTCCTCGTCGCGACGACGATGCTCCTCGTCGTCCAGGCGCTGTTCTGA
- a CDS encoding 30S ribosomal protein S15, protein MARMHTRRRGSSGSDRPAADEPPEWSDVDEEKIEARVVELAEQGHDPSVIGVKLRDEGVQGVPVPDVKLATGKKVTEILDENDAGEDLPEDLRHLLERAIRLREHMDEHPGDAQNKRSLQNTEAKVRRLVNYYRGDVLDEEFTYSYDTAKRLFE, encoded by the coding sequence ATGGCACGAATGCACACCCGCCGCCGCGGGTCGTCCGGTTCGGACCGCCCGGCGGCAGACGAACCACCGGAGTGGAGTGACGTAGACGAGGAGAAGATCGAGGCGCGCGTCGTCGAGCTCGCCGAGCAGGGCCACGACCCGAGCGTCATCGGCGTCAAACTGCGCGACGAGGGCGTCCAGGGCGTCCCCGTCCCGGACGTGAAGCTCGCGACCGGCAAGAAGGTCACCGAGATCCTCGACGAGAACGACGCGGGCGAGGACCTCCCCGAGGACCTCCGTCACCTGCTCGAGCGGGCCATCCGCCTGCGCGAGCACATGGACGAGCACCCCGGCGACGCGCAGAACAAGCGCTCGCTGCAGAACACCGAGGCGAAGGTCCGCCGTCTGGTGAACTACTACCGCGGCGACGTCCTCGACGAGGAGTTCACCTACTCCTACGACACCGCGAAGCGACTCTTCGAGTAA
- a CDS encoding KEOPS complex subunit Pcc1, whose translation MKRATVRTRVEDAALVAAALDPDNTPEMHTTVDGDAVVTVVERETTGGLRSTVDDYVTNLTVASQLTDTDTNHE comes from the coding sequence ATGAAGCGCGCGACCGTCCGGACCCGGGTCGAGGACGCGGCGCTCGTCGCCGCGGCGCTCGACCCCGACAACACCCCCGAGATGCACACGACCGTCGACGGCGACGCCGTCGTGACCGTCGTGGAGCGCGAGACGACCGGCGGCCTCCGCTCGACCGTGGACGACTACGTCACCAACCTCACCGTAGCATCGCAGTTGACCGACACAGACACCAACCATGAGTGA
- a CDS encoding 30S ribosomal protein S3ae has protein sequence MSERSVSRRKQEKRWYTVLAPEQFDRAELGETTADEPEKAYGRTIETTLGAIKSDSSENNIKLTFQINDVGSDAAYTEFVRHELTRDYLRSLVRRGSSKIASYVTVLTSDDYRVQVQPVAFTTKKADHSQEKAIRKLMTDIVREAAHERTFADLVDSVVEGRLSSAIYADAKTIYPLRRVEIQKLTLEASPEEVAEEEETAVDVDAEDVEVES, from the coding sequence ATGAGTGAACGATCCGTCTCTCGACGTAAACAGGAGAAGCGCTGGTACACCGTCCTCGCCCCGGAGCAGTTCGACCGGGCCGAACTCGGTGAGACCACGGCCGACGAGCCCGAGAAGGCCTACGGCCGCACCATCGAAACGACGCTCGGCGCCATCAAGAGCGACTCGAGCGAGAACAACATCAAACTGACCTTCCAGATCAACGACGTCGGCTCCGACGCCGCCTACACGGAGTTCGTCCGCCACGAACTCACGCGCGACTACCTCCGGAGCCTCGTGCGCCGCGGGTCGTCGAAGATCGCCTCGTACGTGACCGTCCTCACGTCCGATGACTACCGCGTGCAGGTCCAGCCCGTCGCGTTCACGACGAAGAAGGCGGACCACAGCCAGGAGAAGGCCATCCGCAAACTGATGACCGACATCGTCCGCGAGGCCGCGCACGAGCGCACCTTCGCGGACCTCGTCGACAGCGTCGTGGAGGGTCGCCTCTCCTCGGCCATCTACGCGGACGCGAAGACCATCTACCCGCTTCGCCGCGTCGAAATCCAGAAGCTGACCCTCGAGGCCAGCCCCGAGGAGGTCGCCGAGGAGGAGGAGACCGCCGTCGACGTCGACGCGGAGGACGTCGAGGTCGAGTCCTAA
- a CDS encoding plastocyanin/azurin family copper-binding protein, with protein sequence MRRRTFLAGATGVSVGLLAGCLGGSSPSDFDVGMSANAFEPREFEVSVGGTVVWANNGSRSHSVTAYESGIPADAEYFASGDFDSESAARDGYWDGEGVIDAGEQYEHTFEVPGDYEYFCVPHEGGGMVGTIVVRE encoded by the coding sequence ATGAGACGGCGAACGTTCCTCGCGGGCGCGACGGGCGTCTCGGTCGGGCTTCTCGCGGGCTGTCTCGGCGGGAGTTCACCGAGCGACTTCGACGTCGGCATGTCGGCGAACGCCTTCGAACCGCGGGAGTTCGAGGTGAGCGTCGGCGGCACCGTCGTCTGGGCGAACAACGGGTCGCGCTCGCACTCGGTCACCGCCTACGAGAGCGGCATCCCCGCCGACGCCGAGTACTTCGCCTCCGGCGATTTCGACTCGGAGTCGGCCGCCCGCGACGGCTACTGGGACGGCGAGGGCGTCATCGACGCCGGCGAGCAGTACGAGCACACGTTCGAGGTCCCCGGCGACTACGAGTACTTCTGCGTCCCCCACGAGGGCGGCGGGATGGTCGGCACTATCGTCGTCAGGGAATAA